The Bosea sp. 685 DNA window GCGCGCTTTGCAGATCAGCCTCGGCGATCCGATGATCCTGCTGGAGAACCCCGGCTCCGCCATTCTGTTGGGCCTGGCCTTCATCGGGCTTATCGCGCCCTTCGTGATGAGCGGGCTGAACAGGTTCAAGGCTTCGGAGGACTGAACCGGCGTTTGCCGGGCTTTGCTCGGAACCGCACCGTTATCCTGGGCGAAGCCCTCGGGTCCGATCTTCGATCGGCCCGAGGATAGACTCTGCGCAGACCCGGGATCCCAAGCGCGTCATGGTCGGGCTTGACCCGACCATCTCGTGATGGAGGCGCCCGCCTTTGCCGACGCCTCTTCCGGCCCGAGATTCGTAGGGCTTTGCGCTTCGCTCCGCCCGAGAATGACGCTCTCCGGAATGGATCCCCGCGCTCCTGTTCGCTACGGCTGAGATGGCGGCGCGGACCTGAGCAAAAAGAAGCCCGCCTGCGTTCTCCGCAGGCGGGCTTCTTGATGTCGGAAGAAGGCCTTTAGCCTTACATCTGGTGGCCGCGCTTGCGCATTTCCTGGGTGAAGCGGTCGAACAGGAAATTGCTGGTGTTGATGCTCCAGGGCTCGAGCACCACGTAGATCTCGTCGATCGCCTTGGTGCGCGCCGCGTTGTAGCGTTGGCCGACCGGCGATTTGAAGAAGGCGACGACCTCCTTGAGATCGGCTTCGTTGATCTTCCGGGCAAAAATCTCCGACGCCGTGACCATGATCTCGGCCCGCTTGGCGTCCGCCTCCGGCTTCAGCGTGTCGATGACCGCGTCCATGTCCTTCTTGAGCTCGGGGCGGGTCGTGCCGACGAGTTGCTTCGTGCGCTCGCTGAACTCGGTGTAGATCGACTCCAGCGACGAGGAGATGCCGGTAAGCTCGGCGGCTTCACGCGCCAGCTGAAGGTGGCTGGGCGTGATAGCCGGAGCCGGCGCCGCCGTCTGCGCGAAGGCAGGCGCCGACAGGATCAGGGCGAGACCAAGAGCCGCGCTGGCGAGAGAGTGACGGATCATGCAGTGGTCCTTCGTCATGCGGCCGGACAACGGCCCGGTGCGCCGTCGGCCGCGGCGGCCGTTTCGGTTTCGGGGCGATCCTTAGCGTGGTTTGCACCGATTGGGAATCACCCGGTCGCGCCAAGCAGGCGCAAGCCGTCGGCGCCCGCCAGGATGGCGCCTGACGCCAGGCCGATGAAGAGCCCGTGCTCGACGACGCCGGGAACCTGGTTGAGCGCAATCGCCAAGGCCTCGGGCTGCTCGATCACGCCCAAATGAGCGTCCAGGATGTAGTTCCCGTTGTCGGTGACAACAGTCGCGCCATCGGGCCGCTTGCGCAGCACGAGCTCACCGGCAGAGCCGCAGCCGGCGATTGCCCTGGCCACGGCGCGGCGCGTCGCCTCCAGTCCGAAGGGCACGACTTCAATCGGCAACGGAAAGCGGCCGAGCTTTTCAACGAGCTTGCTGTCGTCGGCGATCACGATCATCCGCGCTGACGCGGCCGCGACGATCTTCTCGCGCAGATGTGCAGCGCCGCCGCCCTTGATCAGACGCAATTGCGGATCGATCTCGTCGGCCCCGTCGACCGTGAGATCGAGTTCCGGCGTCTCGTCCAGCGTCGACATCGGAATGCCGAGCGCAAGCGCCTGCGCCTGCGTCGCCTCAGAGGTCGCGACGCAGATCACGTCGAGCCCGGCAGCGACGCGCTGGCCGAGCAGATCGACGAAATGCTTCGCCGTCGAGCCCGTGCCCAGGCCGAGCCGCATGCCGGGGCGCACGAGCTCAAGCGCCCGTGCCGCCGCCAGCTTCTTCAGCTCATCGGCGGTCAAGCGCCCAGCCCACCCATCAGCATGTACTTGATCTCGACGAACTCATCCATGCCATGGAGCGAGCCCTCGCGACCCAGGCCCGATTCCTTGACGCCGCCGAAGGGCGCGACCTCGGTGCCGAGCATCGCCGAATTGATGCCGACCATGCCGTATTCCAGCTCCTCGGCGACACGGAAGGCGCGGCCGAGATCCTTGGAGTAGAAATAGGCGGCGAGGCCGAAGGGCGTGTCGTTCGCCATCGCCACGACCTCGTCCTCGGTCCTGAAGCGATAGACCGGGGCGACCGGGCCAAAAGTCTCCTCATTGGTCACCAGCATCTTGGTGGTGACGCCCGAAAGCACGGTCGGCTCGT harbors:
- a CDS encoding DUF2059 domain-containing protein, translating into MIRHSLASAALGLALILSAPAFAQTAAPAPAITPSHLQLAREAAELTGISSSLESIYTEFSERTKQLVGTTRPELKKDMDAVIDTLKPEADAKRAEIMVTASEIFARKINEADLKEVVAFFKSPVGQRYNAARTKAIDEIYVVLEPWSINTSNFLFDRFTQEMRKRGHQM
- the rpiA gene encoding ribose-5-phosphate isomerase RpiA translates to MTADELKKLAAARALELVRPGMRLGLGTGSTAKHFVDLLGQRVAAGLDVICVATSEATQAQALALGIPMSTLDETPELDLTVDGADEIDPQLRLIKGGGAAHLREKIVAAASARMIVIADDSKLVEKLGRFPLPIEVVPFGLEATRRAVARAIAGCGSAGELVLRKRPDGATVVTDNGNYILDAHLGVIEQPEALAIALNQVPGVVEHGLFIGLASGAILAGADGLRLLGATG